A region from the Podarcis raffonei isolate rPodRaf1 chromosome 11, rPodRaf1.pri, whole genome shotgun sequence genome encodes:
- the CCNH gene encoding cyclin-H, with the protein MYHSSTQRRRWTFRSEEELVRRRADANRKFRCKAVANRKVQQTDPFLLEPHEELTICKYYEKRLLDFCSVFKPAMPRSVVGSACMYFKRFYLNNSVMEYHPRIIMLTCAFLACKVDEFNVSSTQFVGNLRESAVGQEKALEQILEYELLLIQQLNFHLIVHNPYRPFEGFLIDLKTRYPLLENPETLRKTADDFLNRVALTDACLLYTPSQIALTAILSSVSRAGINMESYLSECLMLKENKASLSQLLDGMKCMKNLVKKYELPHPEGVALLKQKLEKCHSPELALNTNVKKRKGYEDEDYVTKKPKMEEDEWTDDDFID; encoded by the exons ATGTACCATAGCAGCACGCAGCGGCGGCGCTGGACCTTCCGCAGCGAAGAGGAGCTGGTCCGGCGCCGGGCTGACGCCAACCGCAAGTTCCGGTGCAAAGCGGTGGCCAATAGGAAG GTTCAACAGACCGACCCATTTCTTCTTGAGCCGCATGAAGAGTTGACCATTTGTAAATACTATGAAAAAAGGCTACTggatttctgttctgttttcaaGCCAGCGATGCCTAGATCTGTGGTG GGATCAGCTTGCATGTACTTCAAGCGTTTTTACCTCAATAACTCAGTGATGGAGTATCATCCTCGGATTATTAT gttAACATGTGCATTCTTGGCATGTAAAGTAGACGAATTTAATGTGTCCAGTACACAGTTCGTGGGCAACCTTCGTGAAAGTGCAGTAGGACAGGAAAAGGCCCTGGAACAGATCTTGGAATATGAGCTGCTACTTATACAGCAACTGAACTTCCACCTCATAGTGCACAACCCTTACAGACCATTTGAAGGCTTCTTGATCGATCTAAAG ACTCGTTACCCGTTGCTTGAGAATCCTGAGACCCTGAGGAAGACTGCTGATGACTTTCTCAATCGGGTTGCTTTAACAGATGCCTGCCTTCTTTATACACCATCTCAGATTGCTCTCACTGCCATCTTGTCCAGCGTATCGAGGGCAGGAATTAATATGGAAAG TTACTTGTCAGAATGCTTAATGCTGAAAGAGAACAAAGCTTCCCTCTCCCAGTTACTGGATGGGATGAAAT GCATGAAAAATCTGGTAAAGAAATATGAGCTACCGCATCCAGAAGGAGTTGCTCTTCTGAAACAAAAGTTAGAGAAATGTCACAGCCCAGAACTTGCTCTTAATACGAATGT aaagaagagaaaaggttATGAAGATGAAGACTACGTAACAAAGAAACCAAAAATGGAGGAG GATGAATGGACAGATGATGATTTCATTGACTGA